The genomic interval GGTTAATCCGTGCCGGATCACGCGCCCCCGCCTGGCCGTGGCTGCCAGGCCTTCGAGCCGGGCCTTGGCCCCGTTCAAACGCGCACGCAGTTGCGGCTGGGGCAAAAAATCCAGACCCTCGTCCGGGAAATCCAGGGCCGCTTCAATTTCCGCCAAGACATCCATCAAGGCGCTGCGCGCCTGGCAAATCATTCCTGAAAGCCGTCCCGACAATTGCTCGGAAGCCACACGCAGGCCCAAATCCGTTTGGGCACGAATCAGATCCAGGACCGCCTCCGCCTGGGTTAGGTCCAGACGCCCGTTCAGAAAGGCGCGTTTGGTGAATTCTCCGGGCTCGGCCAAGCGCGCCCCATTGCGCACCAAAAGCTCCAAGACCGCGCGCGTTGAACGAATCCCGCCGTGGCAATGGATTTCAACCACATCTTCGGCTGTGTAACTCTTGGGGGCCCGCATGCTCACAAAAAGCACTTCATCCAAGGTCTCGCCCGAGGCATTGACGACCCGGCCCACACGCAGCCTGTGCGAAGCCGGCATCTTGAGTGCTTCCCCTTTGGCATTTCGCGCCACGGATTCCGCCAAAGCCAGGGCCTCAGGGCCGCTCACCCGCACAATCCCAATGCCCCCCTCCCCCAAGGGGGTGGATATTGCCGCAATCGTGTCTTCGGTCATGACCAGTGAGCCGCGCGCTCTGGGATGGGAAAGCTTTCTTTGAGCCAGTCGCGCGCTTCTCCCACAACAAAGATGGAACCCGTGACAAGGATGGTGGTGTCTTCTCCGTAATTCCGCGCCACGGACAGGGCCTCTTCCAAGGCCTCGGGCACGCTCTCACGAATGCGAACCGGAATGCGGCTCGAAGGCAAGTTGTCGGCCAACTCCCCCACGCTCAGGGCGCGCGGATTATTGGGCTGGGTTAACACAATAGCCGAAGCTGCGGGCACCAAGGACTGGCAAATCTGGCGCACCAGTTTGTCGCGGCAAATTCCC from Candidatus Omnitrophota bacterium carries:
- a CDS encoding tRNA uridine-5-carboxymethylaminomethyl(34) synthesis GTPase MnmE, with the translated sequence MTEDTIAAISTPLGEGGIGIVRVSGPEALALAESVARNAKGEALKMPASHRLRVGRVVNASGETLDEVLFVSMRAPKSYTAEDVVEIHCHGGIRSTRAVLELLVRNGARLAEPGEFTKRAFLNGRLDLTQAEAVLDLIRAQTDLGLRVASEQLSGRLSGMICQARSALMDVLAEIEAALDFPDEGLDFLPQPQLRARLNGAKARLEGLAATARRGRVIRHGLT